A single region of the Streptomyces sp. NBC_00236 genome encodes:
- a CDS encoding Rossmann-like and DUF2520 domain-containing protein, whose amino-acid sequence MNAMTPKEPLDARDRPARLTVGVVGAGRVGPALAASLALAGHRPVAVSGVSDASVRRAATLLPDVPLVPPAEVLARAELVLLTVPDDALPGLVEGLAETGAVRPGQLIVHTSGRYGTKVLDPALRAGALPLALHPAMTFTGTSVDVQRLAGCSFGVTAPEQLRLAAEALVIEMGGEPEWIAEESRPLYHAALALGANHLVTLVAQSMELLRTAGVAAPDRMLGPLLGAALDNALRSGDAALTGPVARGDAGTVAAHIDELRAHAPQTVAGYVAMARATADRALSHGMLKPELAEDLLDVLADGSGGSGTPGIAGTGPEESR is encoded by the coding sequence GTGAATGCAATGACCCCCAAGGAGCCCCTCGACGCGAGGGACCGTCCTGCCCGGCTCACCGTCGGCGTCGTGGGCGCGGGCCGTGTCGGCCCCGCTCTCGCCGCCTCCCTGGCGCTCGCCGGGCACCGCCCGGTCGCCGTGTCGGGCGTCTCCGACGCCTCGGTGCGCCGCGCCGCCACCCTGCTTCCCGACGTACCGCTGGTACCGCCCGCCGAGGTCCTCGCGCGCGCGGAGCTGGTCCTGCTGACGGTGCCCGACGACGCCCTGCCGGGGCTCGTCGAGGGCCTCGCCGAGACCGGTGCGGTCCGCCCCGGCCAGCTGATCGTCCACACCTCGGGGCGGTACGGGACGAAGGTGCTGGATCCCGCGCTGCGGGCCGGCGCCCTGCCGTTGGCCCTGCACCCGGCGATGACGTTCACCGGCACCTCCGTCGACGTCCAGCGGCTGGCCGGCTGCTCCTTCGGGGTCACCGCGCCCGAGCAGCTGCGGCTCGCCGCGGAGGCGCTGGTCATCGAGATGGGCGGCGAACCCGAGTGGATCGCCGAGGAGTCCCGCCCGCTCTACCACGCGGCGCTCGCCCTGGGCGCGAACCACCTGGTCACCCTGGTCGCCCAGTCGATGGAGCTGCTGCGCACGGCGGGGGTCGCCGCCCCCGACCGGATGCTCGGCCCGCTGCTCGGCGCCGCCCTGGACAACGCCCTGCGCTCCGGTGACGCCGCCCTGACCGGCCCGGTCGCGCGCGGTGACGCGGGCACGGTCGCCGCGCACATCGACGAGCTGCGCGCCCATGCCCCGCAGACGGTGGCCGGTTACGTCGCGATGGCCCGCGCCACCGCCGACCGCGCGCTCTCCCACGGCATGCTCAAGCCGGAGCTGGCCGAGGACCTGCTCGACGTCCTGGCCGATGGCTCGGGCGGCTCGGGTACCCCCGGAATCGCCGGAACCGGACCGGAGGAGTCCCGATGA
- a CDS encoding threonine aldolase family protein: MADRDEQVHDGATDGPQTPRGYGDEEPDPQRLRRIAAWRQARKLLSRSPVDRPLGEQLASLTAGAATVTDLDRPADIYGNGVVAELERRIAGLLGTEEAAFFPTGTMAQQVALRCWAGRTGNPTVALHPLAHPEVHERGALSAVTGLRTVHPTNEPRLPTADEIRDFAEPFGTLMLELPLRDAGFVLPTWEELEAVVAAARERDAVVHFDGARLWECADRFGRELPEIAGLADSVYVSFYKTLGGISGAALAGSASLIEEARTWRHRYGGQLFQQFPAALAALIGLDRELPKLPSYVAQAKVVAAALAEGFTEAGAGWFRVHPDPPHTHQFQVWLPYPADVLEEASLRQAEETGVALFRLWHPAAAGPPGVSFTEVTVSEAGLEWTAADVRAAAAEFLERVARQG, encoded by the coding sequence ATGGCAGACAGAGACGAGCAGGTGCACGACGGGGCGACGGACGGGCCGCAGACCCCCCGCGGATACGGGGACGAGGAGCCCGACCCGCAGCGGCTGCGCCGCATCGCGGCGTGGCGGCAGGCCCGGAAGCTCCTGTCCCGGTCGCCGGTGGACCGCCCGCTCGGCGAGCAGCTGGCGTCGCTGACCGCGGGCGCGGCCACGGTCACCGATCTCGACCGGCCCGCCGACATCTACGGCAACGGCGTCGTCGCCGAGCTGGAGCGGCGGATCGCCGGGCTGCTGGGCACCGAGGAGGCCGCGTTCTTCCCGACCGGGACGATGGCGCAGCAGGTCGCGCTGCGCTGCTGGGCCGGGCGCACCGGCAACCCGACGGTGGCCCTGCACCCGCTCGCCCACCCCGAGGTGCACGAGCGCGGCGCCCTGTCCGCGGTCACCGGGCTGCGTACCGTCCACCCGACGAACGAGCCTCGGCTGCCCACGGCGGACGAGATCCGCGACTTCGCCGAGCCGTTCGGCACCCTGATGCTGGAGCTGCCGCTGCGTGACGCGGGCTTCGTCCTGCCCACGTGGGAGGAGCTGGAGGCCGTCGTGGCGGCGGCCCGTGAGCGCGACGCGGTGGTGCACTTCGACGGGGCCCGGCTGTGGGAGTGCGCCGACCGCTTCGGGCGGGAACTGCCGGAGATCGCGGGGCTCGCCGACAGCGTGTACGTGTCGTTCTACAAGACCCTCGGCGGGATCTCCGGGGCGGCGCTCGCCGGCTCCGCGTCGCTGATCGAGGAGGCCCGCACCTGGCGGCACCGGTACGGCGGCCAGCTCTTCCAGCAGTTCCCGGCGGCGCTCGCCGCGCTGATCGGCCTGGACCGGGAGCTGCCGAAGCTGCCGTCGTACGTGGCCCAGGCGAAGGTGGTCGCTGCGGCGCTGGCCGAGGGGTTCACCGAGGCCGGTGCCGGGTGGTTCCGGGTGCATCCGGACCCCCCGCACACCCACCAGTTCCAGGTCTGGCTGCCCTACCCGGCGGACGTCCTGGAGGAGGCGTCGCTGCGCCAGGCGGAGGAGACGGGCGTGGCCCTCTTCCGCCTCTGGCACCCGGCAGCCGCGGGCCCGCCCGGGGTGTCGTTCACCGAGGTCACGGTGTCGGAGGCGGGGCTGGAGTGGACGGCTGCCGACGTCCGCGCGGCGGCGGCGGAGTTCCTGGAGCGGGTGGCCCGGCAGGGGTGA
- a CDS encoding DUF5937 family protein yields the protein MSVTIGIAGLDPRHVVFETSPLVELGVALHALSEPGHHPGLNGWATATTTSLEPDLADRLHEADFLWRNTFSDIFMPFAGVLGGDGRTGADLAEDLDILDRLDDERFVSAALEFTCANLYGTGAASPLHDPGMRARALDMAAARGPQQVEFTQRLLADPAPVRRWIRRLFEDCDQAFFADTWQRVRVPLAADARHKTDLLRHKGIAEAVRAVSPALSVDEDGARISVDKLTEGSTDATDPAVGAGLTLIPTSLGWPHLMVLHAPGWRPVIHYPVHRPELPSPASVELLQLRMEALAHPLRMRLCRNIARSPYTTGELADTNGITAPEVSRHLTVLKKAGLVTTRRRGRYVLHQLDLTVVARLGSDFLEGILR from the coding sequence GTGAGCGTAACCATCGGCATCGCGGGCCTCGACCCCCGGCACGTCGTCTTCGAGACCTCGCCCCTCGTCGAGCTGGGGGTCGCCCTGCACGCGCTCTCCGAGCCGGGGCACCACCCCGGGCTGAACGGCTGGGCGACGGCCACCACCACGTCCCTGGAGCCGGACCTGGCCGACCGGCTGCACGAAGCGGACTTCCTGTGGCGGAACACGTTCTCGGACATCTTCATGCCGTTCGCCGGTGTCCTCGGCGGCGACGGCAGGACCGGCGCCGACCTCGCCGAGGACCTGGACATCCTGGACCGGCTGGACGACGAGCGGTTCGTCTCCGCGGCCCTGGAGTTCACCTGCGCGAACCTGTACGGGACCGGCGCGGCCTCCCCGCTCCACGACCCCGGCATGCGGGCCCGCGCCCTGGACATGGCGGCGGCGCGCGGGCCGCAGCAGGTGGAGTTCACCCAGCGGCTGCTGGCCGACCCCGCCCCGGTACGCCGCTGGATCCGGCGTCTGTTCGAGGACTGCGACCAGGCGTTCTTCGCGGACACCTGGCAGCGGGTGCGGGTCCCGCTGGCGGCCGACGCACGGCACAAGACGGATCTGCTGCGGCACAAGGGGATCGCCGAGGCCGTACGGGCCGTCTCGCCCGCCCTCTCCGTCGACGAGGACGGTGCCCGGATCAGCGTCGACAAGCTCACCGAGGGCTCGACCGACGCCACCGACCCCGCCGTCGGCGCCGGACTCACCCTCATCCCGACCAGCCTCGGCTGGCCGCATCTGATGGTGCTGCACGCCCCGGGCTGGCGACCGGTGATCCACTACCCCGTGCACCGCCCCGAACTGCCCTCGCCCGCCTCGGTGGAACTGCTCCAGCTCCGGATGGAGGCGCTGGCCCACCCGCTGCGGATGCGTCTGTGCCGCAACATCGCCCGCTCGCCCTACACGACCGGAGAGCTCGCCGACACGAACGGGATCACCGCCCCCGAGGTCTCCCGCCATCTCACCGTCCTCAAGAAGGCGGGCCTGGTCACGACGCGGCGCCGCGGCCGGTACGTACTGCACCAGCTGGACCTGACCGTGGTGGCCCGGCTCGGCAGCGACTTCCTGGAGGGGATCCTGCGCTGA
- a CDS encoding AAA family ATPase encodes MLLWINGPFGGGKTQTAYELRRRLPGSVVCDPEHVGFGLHRTLPPALRGDFQDLPAWRQGVHDMLALALSGHPGTVIAPMTLVDPGYFAEIVGRLREGGRTVHHFALLAERETVLGRLRERGLGRGLKRESFAVAKLDHCLERLEAPEFAEHIRTDRLTVPQVADRIAASAGLTLLPDTDSALRHRMRRAWTGVRHIRFD; translated from the coding sequence GTGCTCCTCTGGATCAACGGCCCGTTCGGCGGCGGAAAGACGCAGACGGCGTACGAACTCCGGCGACGGCTGCCCGGCAGCGTGGTCTGCGATCCGGAGCACGTCGGCTTCGGGCTGCACCGGACGCTGCCGCCCGCGCTGCGCGGCGACTTCCAGGACCTGCCGGCGTGGCGGCAGGGGGTGCACGACATGCTCGCCCTCGCCCTGAGCGGGCACCCCGGCACGGTCATCGCCCCGATGACCCTGGTCGACCCCGGCTACTTCGCGGAGATCGTCGGGCGGCTGCGCGAGGGCGGGCGGACGGTCCATCACTTCGCCCTGCTCGCCGAGCGCGAGACCGTGCTGGGGCGCTTGCGAGAGCGCGGCCTCGGGCGCGGACTGAAGCGCGAGAGCTTCGCCGTCGCGAAGCTGGACCACTGTCTGGAGCGGCTCGAAGCCCCGGAGTTCGCCGAGCACATCCGTACCGACCGGCTGACGGTCCCGCAGGTCGCCGACCGGATCGCCGCGTCGGCGGGCCTCACCCTGCTGCCGGACACGGACAGTGCGCTGCGGCACCGGATGCGGCGGGCCTGGACGGGGGTCCGGCACATCCGGTTCGACTGA
- a CDS encoding response regulator transcription factor, whose amino-acid sequence MAIRVMLVDDQALLRTGFRMVLAAQPDMEVVAEAGDGAEAIENLRSTAVDVVLMDVRMPRLDGVEATRRICAQPDAPKVLILTTFDLDEYAFSGLKAGASGFMLKDVPPGELLAAIRSVHSGDAVVAPSTTRRLLDRFSPMLPSSTAEPQHKDVAKLTEREREVMLLVAQGLSNGEIAGRLVLSEATVKTHVGRILTKLGLRDRVQVVVLAYETGLVRAGGGAG is encoded by the coding sequence ATGGCGATCCGCGTGATGCTCGTCGACGACCAGGCGCTGCTGCGTACAGGCTTCCGGATGGTGCTCGCCGCGCAGCCGGACATGGAGGTCGTCGCCGAGGCGGGTGACGGCGCGGAGGCGATCGAGAACCTCCGCTCCACCGCCGTCGACGTGGTGCTCATGGACGTGCGGATGCCCCGGCTGGACGGGGTCGAGGCCACCCGCCGCATCTGCGCGCAGCCCGATGCGCCCAAGGTGCTCATCCTGACGACGTTCGACCTCGACGAGTACGCCTTCTCGGGGCTGAAGGCAGGGGCCAGCGGCTTCATGCTCAAGGACGTGCCGCCGGGTGAACTGCTCGCAGCGATCCGTTCCGTGCACAGCGGCGACGCCGTCGTCGCCCCGTCCACCACCCGCCGGCTGCTCGACCGCTTCTCGCCGATGCTGCCCAGCAGTACGGCCGAGCCGCAGCACAAGGACGTCGCCAAGCTCACCGAACGCGAACGCGAGGTGATGCTGTTGGTCGCCCAGGGCCTGTCGAACGGCGAGATCGCGGGTCGGCTGGTGCTCTCCGAGGCGACCGTGAAGACACATGTCGGCCGGATCCTGACCAAGCTGGGCCTGCGCGACCGGGTGCAGGTCGTGGTCCTCGCCTACGAGACGGGGCTGGTGCGCGCCGGAGGCGGGGCGGGCTGA
- a CDS encoding sensor histidine kinase yields the protein MQRLYDFIRRHPTGVDCFWAVFLLGISGMTIVVGDVGHGGRAERIAIVPIVIGLCVVVALRRRAPEKMLLLAIAMGVAQLAFGVRPTVANFAMLVITFTVATVGERWASRLALACSLCAATLSQLRWPEPEDMPRSWAESVFLVVVMTVPFVLAWVLGDSMRTRRAYFDQLEERAARLEREREAQSKVAVAAERARIARELHDVVAHNVSVMVVQADGAAYVMDAAPDQARQALETISSTGRQALAEMRRLLGVLRTGDGPETGEYVPQPDVEQIEDLIEQVRAAGLAVDFRVEGTPRSLPSGVELTAYRIVQEALTNTRKHGGPNAGASVRLVYFDDGLGLLVEDDGRGAAHELYEDGGADGAGHGMIGMRERVGMVGGTLDAGPRPGGGFRISALLPLKAAN from the coding sequence GTGCAGCGCCTCTACGACTTCATCCGCAGACACCCGACGGGCGTCGACTGCTTCTGGGCTGTCTTCCTCCTCGGGATCTCCGGCATGACCATCGTGGTCGGCGACGTGGGGCACGGCGGCCGCGCCGAGCGCATCGCCATCGTGCCGATCGTCATCGGCCTCTGTGTCGTCGTGGCGCTGCGCCGGCGCGCGCCCGAGAAGATGCTGCTGCTCGCCATCGCGATGGGCGTGGCCCAGCTGGCGTTCGGGGTCAGACCGACGGTCGCGAACTTCGCCATGCTGGTGATCACCTTCACCGTGGCCACGGTGGGCGAACGCTGGGCCTCCCGGCTCGCCCTGGCATGCAGTCTGTGCGCGGCCACGCTCTCCCAGCTCCGCTGGCCGGAGCCGGAGGACATGCCGCGCAGCTGGGCGGAGTCGGTCTTCCTCGTCGTCGTGATGACGGTGCCGTTCGTGCTGGCCTGGGTGCTCGGCGACTCGATGCGGACCAGGCGGGCCTACTTCGACCAACTGGAGGAGCGGGCCGCCCGGCTGGAGCGGGAGCGCGAGGCGCAGTCGAAGGTCGCGGTGGCGGCCGAGCGGGCCCGTATCGCCCGCGAGCTCCACGACGTCGTCGCACACAACGTCTCGGTGATGGTGGTGCAGGCGGACGGTGCCGCCTATGTGATGGACGCGGCCCCCGACCAGGCCCGGCAGGCGCTGGAGACGATCTCCAGCACCGGCCGGCAGGCGCTCGCGGAGATGCGCCGGCTGCTGGGCGTGCTGCGCACGGGCGACGGCCCGGAGACGGGGGAGTACGTTCCGCAGCCCGACGTCGAGCAGATCGAGGATCTGATCGAGCAGGTCAGAGCGGCCGGTCTGGCCGTCGATTTCAGGGTCGAGGGCACTCCGCGCTCGCTGCCCAGCGGAGTCGAGCTGACGGCGTACCGCATCGTGCAGGAGGCGCTGACCAACACCCGCAAGCACGGCGGTCCGAACGCCGGGGCAAGTGTGCGGCTGGTCTACTTCGACGACGGGCTCGGCCTGCTGGTGGAGGACGACGGCCGGGGCGCGGCGCACGAACTGTACGAGGACGGCGGCGCCGACGGGGCGGGCCACGGCATGATCGGTATGCGCGAACGGGTCGGCATGGTCGGCGGCACACTGGACGCCGGACCGCGCCCCGGCGGCGGATTCCGTATCAGCGCGCTGCTGCCGCTCAAGGCCGCGAACTAG
- a CDS encoding SAM-dependent methyltransferase, which translates to MTDEWRGWQEAAETALYGDGGFYRSQEGPAGHFRTSVHASPLFAAAVARLLVRTAGELRTSCVDLVDLGAGRGELLTGVLAALPAEGGDGLTVRAYAVELAARPPGLDPRVQWCAKPPQGVCGLLFANEWLDNVPVPVAETDPDGIERYVLVRTADGAERLGDPVSGADARWLRRWWPSAGPGSRAEIGRPRDEAWADAVATLSGGIAVAVDYCHVREERPPFGTLTGFRAGREVRPVPDGSCDLTSHVALDACAAAGGPGAEIRTQREALRQLGITGERPPLSLAASDPAGYVRALASAGEAAELTSRGGLGDFGWLTQRVGPLSPSGD; encoded by the coding sequence GTGACGGATGAGTGGCGTGGGTGGCAGGAGGCGGCCGAGACCGCTTTGTACGGGGACGGGGGGTTCTACCGGAGCCAGGAGGGGCCCGCGGGGCATTTCCGCACCTCGGTGCACGCCTCCCCGCTGTTCGCCGCGGCCGTCGCCCGGCTGCTGGTCAGGACGGCCGGGGAACTGCGGACCTCGTGTGTGGACCTGGTGGATCTGGGGGCGGGGCGCGGAGAGCTGTTGACGGGAGTGCTCGCCGCGCTGCCGGCCGAGGGCGGGGACGGCCTCACGGTACGGGCGTACGCCGTGGAGCTCGCCGCCCGTCCGCCCGGCCTGGACCCACGGGTCCAGTGGTGCGCGAAGCCGCCGCAGGGAGTGTGCGGGCTGCTGTTCGCCAACGAGTGGCTGGACAACGTGCCGGTACCGGTCGCCGAGACGGACCCGGACGGCATCGAGCGGTACGTCCTGGTGCGGACGGCGGACGGTGCGGAACGGCTGGGCGACCCGGTGAGCGGGGCGGACGCCCGGTGGCTGCGCCGCTGGTGGCCCTCGGCGGGGCCGGGCAGCAGGGCGGAGATCGGCCGCCCGCGCGACGAGGCGTGGGCGGATGCGGTGGCCACGCTGTCCGGCGGGATCGCGGTGGCGGTGGACTACTGCCACGTACGGGAGGAGCGACCGCCGTTCGGCACGCTGACGGGCTTCCGGGCGGGGCGCGAGGTACGGCCGGTGCCCGACGGCAGCTGCGACCTCACCTCGCACGTGGCTCTGGACGCGTGTGCGGCCGCGGGCGGGCCGGGAGCGGAGATCCGCACGCAACGCGAGGCGCTGCGGCAGCTGGGCATCACTGGTGAACGCCCGCCGCTGTCGCTCGCGGCGAGCGATCCGGCGGGTTACGTGCGGGCACTGGCCTCGGCGGGCGAGGCCGCGGAACTCACGTCCCGGGGCGGACTGGGCGACTTCGGCTGGCTGACGCAGCGGGTGGGCCCTCTCAGCCCCTCCGGCGACTGA
- a CDS encoding NADH-quinone oxidoreductase subunit D gives MTETTVGIGGAAESTDMVLNIGPQHPSTHGVLRLRIVLDGERIQHAEPVIGYMHRGAEKLFEARDYRQIVMLANRHDWLSAFSNELGVVMAVERMLGMEVPERAVWTRTLLAELNRVLNHLMFLGSYPLELGGITPVFYAFREREELQAVMEEVSGGRMHYMFNRVGGLKEDLPAGWLGRARDAVASVRSRMDVYDKLVLGNEIFRGRTRGVGVLSAEAVHAYGVSGPIARASGVDFDLRRDEPYLAYGELQDTLKVVTRTEGDCLARFECLLEQTHNALDLADACLDRMADLAPGPINQRLPKVLKAPEGHTYAWTENPLGVNGYYLVSKGEKTPYRLKLRSASFNNIQALTELLPGTLVADMVAILGSLFFVVGDIDK, from the coding sequence ATGACGGAGACGACAGTCGGCATCGGCGGCGCGGCGGAGAGCACCGACATGGTGCTCAACATCGGCCCCCAGCACCCCTCCACCCATGGCGTGCTCCGTCTGCGCATCGTCCTGGACGGCGAACGCATCCAGCACGCCGAACCGGTCATCGGTTACATGCACCGCGGCGCGGAGAAGCTCTTCGAGGCCCGCGACTACCGGCAGATCGTGATGCTCGCCAACCGCCACGACTGGCTGTCGGCGTTCTCCAACGAACTGGGCGTCGTGATGGCCGTCGAGCGGATGCTCGGCATGGAGGTGCCGGAGCGCGCGGTGTGGACCCGCACCCTGCTCGCCGAGCTGAACCGGGTCCTCAACCACCTGATGTTCCTCGGCTCGTACCCGCTGGAACTCGGCGGGATCACTCCGGTGTTCTACGCGTTCCGGGAGCGCGAGGAGCTCCAGGCCGTGATGGAGGAGGTCTCCGGCGGCCGGATGCACTACATGTTCAACCGGGTCGGCGGCCTCAAGGAGGACCTCCCGGCGGGCTGGCTCGGCCGCGCCCGGGACGCCGTCGCGTCGGTCCGTTCCCGCATGGACGTCTACGACAAGCTGGTGCTCGGCAACGAGATCTTCCGGGGCCGTACCCGTGGAGTGGGCGTCCTGTCGGCGGAGGCGGTGCACGCCTACGGGGTGTCCGGGCCGATCGCCCGCGCCTCGGGCGTCGACTTCGACCTGCGGCGCGACGAGCCGTATCTGGCGTACGGGGAGCTCCAGGACACCCTGAAGGTCGTCACCCGTACCGAGGGCGACTGCCTGGCCCGGTTCGAGTGCCTGCTGGAGCAGACGCACAACGCGCTTGACCTGGCGGACGCCTGCCTGGACCGGATGGCGGACCTGGCGCCGGGTCCGATCAACCAGCGGCTGCCCAAGGTACTGAAGGCCCCCGAGGGACACACCTACGCCTGGACCGAGAACCCGCTCGGCGTCAACGGCTACTACCTGGTGTCCAAGGGCGAGAAGACCCCGTACCGGCTGAAGCTCCGCTCCGCCTCGTTCAACAACATCCAGGCGCTCACCGAACTGCTGCCGGGCACGCTCGTCGCCGACATGGTGGCGATTCTCGGTTCGCTGTTCTTCGTCGTCGGCGACATCGACAAGTAG
- a CDS encoding ABC transporter substrate-binding protein produces the protein MSRTSRLAGAVIGIVALAGSLAACGGDSLEKDKGGSAASDADKGSGKKGSLVVGAAAFTESKVLAELYAGVLSEAGYSTSVTTVKNRELYEPSLEKGEIDVVPEYAATIAEFLNAKVNGAKAAEAKPVASGDTAATVAALEKLATPRGLKVLPAGAAVDQNAFAVTKEFAETNKLKTLSDLGASKIKVKIAAGDECEVRPFCAPGLKKTYGIDVTGIDPKGVGTPQSKQAVKDGKDQLVLTTTTDAVLDTFGLVFLEDDKKLQNADNVLPVLNAEDAGAQDIADALGKLTDALTTQDLAELNRKVDAERAKPADVAREYLETKGLIKK, from the coding sequence ATGAGCAGGACATCGCGCCTGGCCGGTGCGGTCATCGGCATCGTCGCGCTCGCGGGCTCGCTCGCCGCCTGCGGCGGCGACAGCCTGGAGAAGGACAAGGGCGGATCCGCCGCGTCCGACGCGGACAAGGGCTCGGGGAAGAAGGGCTCGCTGGTCGTCGGCGCCGCCGCCTTCACCGAGTCCAAGGTGCTCGCGGAGCTGTACGCCGGCGTTCTGTCGGAGGCCGGATACAGCACGTCGGTCACCACGGTGAAGAACCGCGAACTCTACGAACCGTCGCTGGAGAAGGGCGAGATCGACGTCGTTCCGGAATACGCGGCGACGATCGCGGAATTCCTCAACGCCAAGGTGAACGGGGCGAAGGCGGCCGAGGCGAAGCCGGTCGCCTCGGGCGACACCGCGGCCACGGTCGCCGCCCTGGAGAAGCTCGCCACTCCGCGCGGGCTGAAGGTGCTGCCGGCCGGTGCGGCCGTCGACCAGAACGCCTTCGCGGTCACCAAGGAATTCGCCGAGACGAACAAGCTCAAGACGCTCTCGGATCTCGGCGCCTCCAAGATCAAGGTGAAGATCGCGGCGGGTGACGAGTGCGAGGTGCGGCCGTTCTGCGCACCCGGGCTGAAGAAGACGTACGGCATCGACGTCACCGGCATCGATCCCAAGGGGGTCGGCACCCCGCAGTCCAAGCAGGCGGTCAAGGACGGCAAGGACCAACTGGTCCTGACGACGACCACGGACGCGGTGCTGGACACCTTTGGCCTGGTCTTCCTGGAGGACGACAAGAAGCTGCAGAACGCGGACAACGTGCTGCCCGTCCTCAATGCCGAGGACGCCGGCGCCCAGGACATCGCCGACGCGCTCGGCAAGCTCACCGACGCGCTCACGACACAGGATCTGGCGGAACTGAACCGCAAGGTCGACGCCGAGCGCGCCAAGCCCGCCGATGTCGCCAGGGAATACCTGGAGACGAAAGGTCTGATCAAGAAGTAG
- a CDS encoding ABC transporter permease, translating to MGVLGEAWTWLTTGANWSGESGVAHRLGEHLYVSGVALALSCAIALPIALYLGHIGKGGALAVNISNVGRAIPVFAVLALFMVSPLRNAGYIPTIIALVLFAVPPLLTNAYVGMTEVDRSVAEAARGMGMSGGQLFLRVELPLAYPMIMTGLRSAAVQVVATATIAAMVGQGGLGRIITAGFNTYNTPQVVAGALLVAVLALLVETALVGIDRLLSPLRRRRTA from the coding sequence GTGGGAGTTCTCGGCGAGGCCTGGACCTGGCTCACCACCGGTGCCAACTGGTCGGGGGAGAGCGGTGTGGCCCACCGGCTCGGCGAGCATCTGTACGTCAGCGGGGTGGCGCTCGCCCTGTCCTGCGCCATAGCCCTGCCCATCGCCCTGTACCTGGGACACATCGGGAAGGGCGGTGCGCTCGCCGTCAACATCTCCAACGTGGGGCGGGCGATACCGGTCTTCGCGGTGCTGGCCCTCTTCATGGTCTCGCCGCTGCGCAACGCGGGATACATACCGACGATCATCGCCCTGGTGCTGTTCGCCGTGCCGCCGCTGCTGACCAACGCCTACGTCGGGATGACGGAGGTGGACCGTTCGGTGGCGGAGGCCGCGCGGGGGATGGGCATGTCCGGCGGGCAGCTCTTCCTCCGGGTCGAACTCCCGCTGGCCTACCCCATGATCATGACCGGGCTGCGCTCGGCGGCGGTGCAGGTCGTGGCCACCGCGACGATCGCCGCGATGGTCGGCCAGGGCGGTCTCGGCCGGATCATCACCGCCGGCTTCAACACGTACAACACCCCGCAGGTGGTCGCGGGCGCCCTGCTGGTCGCCGTACTGGCGCTGCTGGTGGAGACGGCACTGGTCGGTATCGACCGGCTGCTGTCACCGCTGCGCCGCCGCCGGACCGCATGA
- a CDS encoding ABC transporter permease, with protein sequence MAGQNCLVTNDWICGEYLRSRSQELTDATVQHIWITAVSVAIGVAVAFPLALLARRGRHFAGPVLGLTTVLYTVPSLAMFSLLLPLFGLSAALVVTGLVLYSLTILVRNILAGLQAVPQEAKEAARGMGYGPVRLLWEVELPLAMPALMAGIRIATVSTIALTTVGSIVGRGGLGNLIEDALPSFFKAQVLAASVLCVLLAVVADLLLLGVQRLLTPWTRIPAARDTVGAPVPAKAV encoded by the coding sequence ATGGCCGGACAGAACTGCCTGGTGACGAACGACTGGATCTGCGGTGAGTATCTCCGCTCCCGGAGCCAGGAGTTGACGGATGCGACGGTGCAGCACATCTGGATCACCGCCGTCTCGGTGGCGATCGGGGTGGCCGTGGCCTTTCCGCTGGCGCTGCTCGCCCGTCGTGGCCGGCACTTCGCCGGCCCCGTGCTCGGGCTGACGACGGTGCTCTACACGGTGCCGTCGCTCGCGATGTTCTCGCTCCTGCTGCCGCTGTTCGGACTCTCCGCGGCGCTCGTCGTCACCGGGCTCGTGCTGTATTCGCTGACGATTCTCGTACGCAACATCCTGGCGGGTCTCCAGGCCGTTCCGCAGGAGGCGAAGGAAGCCGCCCGGGGCATGGGATACGGGCCGGTGCGACTGCTGTGGGAGGTCGAACTCCCGCTGGCGATGCCCGCGTTGATGGCCGGGATACGGATCGCCACCGTGTCCACGATCGCGCTGACCACGGTCGGATCGATCGTGGGCCGCGGCGGCCTGGGCAATCTCATCGAGGACGCCCTGCCGAGCTTCTTCAAGGCCCAGGTGCTGGCCGCCTCGGTGCTCTGCGTACTGCTCGCGGTGGTCGCGGATCTGCTGCTGCTCGGTGTCCAGCGGCTGCTGACCCCCTGGACCCGAATACCGGCCGCCCGCGACACCGTGGGCGCACCCGTTCCGGCGAAGGCGGTCTGA